In the genome of Serratia symbiotica (Periphyllus acericola), the window AGCGAATAGGCCGTGGAACCGGTCGGGGTAGCGATGATTAGACCATCGGAGCGCTGGGAGAAAGCAAAGCGGTCGTCAATATAAACCTCAAACTCGATCATGTACGCTACTTTACCGGGGTGCAATATAACTTCGTTGATGGCGGTGCTGATACGGCACTGCTGCTGTTCCTTATGCACATTGGTTTCCAGCAAGAAGCGCTGTTCATCGATGTATTCGCCTTCCAACACATCCGCCAACTGTTGTAATGCATTATCGGGATCGAGGTCGGTGAGGAAACCAAGGTTGCCGCGATTCACTCCGATCACTTTGATGTCATGATGCGCCAGTACACGTGCGGCACCGAGCATGTTGCCATCACCGCCTACTACCACCGCTAAATCAGCCCGTTGACCGATATCGGCCAGACTGCCGGTAATGGCGTCTTTCAGCCGCAAGTCCTGAGCGATTTGCCGTTCAATCATCACGCAATAGCCACGAGCGATCAGCCAGTGGTACAGCATCTCATGCGTTGCTAGTGCCGAAGGGTGACGCGGGTGACTAACAATACCGATACAAGTGAATTTTTTATTCATTGTTATGATGTTCCTCGCTGGAGCCAGTTTATGCCCCGCATTATGACCGATTGACTTGAAACCCCATTTTTGATCCCCATAATAAGCCAAGTTTGCGGGATTAATGCTAAAATGCGGAGATATTTCATGAGTAGTAGAGAACAAAAGGCGCCAAACAAGCAAGTCTCAGAAGAAATGGAACAGCAGGCCCGATACGAGGATGTGCTACCAGAGGCGGCGGAGGACGTTGATTTGCGTGATGCGCGTATTACCGAGCTGGAGGCTCGGTTACTTGAAGCTCAGCAAAATGAACGTGATGGACGTGATAGCCTGCTGCGCGCCAAAGCTGAAATGGAGAACGTGCGTCGGCGTACTGAGCTGGATATTGAAAAAGCGCACAAATTCGCATTGGAGAAATTCTCTGGTGACTTGCTGCCAGTGCTCGATAATCTGGAGCTTGCATTAGAACTGGCTGATAAGAATAATCCTGAGTTGACCGCGATGATCGAAGGCATCGAACTGACGCTAAAGTCCTTACAGGATGTGGTGCACAAGTACGGCATTGAGATCGTCAGTGATATCGACGTGCCCTTTAACCCGGATGTGCATCAGGCAATGAGCCTGACTGAATCCGCCGATCACCAGCCGAACCATGTGATGATGGTGATGCAGAAAGGCTATACGCTGAATGGCAGATTGCTGCGCCCCGCTATGGTTGCGGTTTCTAAAGCTAAAGCATAAGCGCGCTGGTGTGGTGAAAAATTCACCTTAGGTACATACCCGTAAGTTTAGGAATCATTGAATCCATCTCGTGGGGCTATGTACAGATCCGGAAGCGTTCCTCGCTTCCGGATTTTTATGCACGCGGTAACCAGTCGAGCGGCTGCAAGCCCTGTTGCTTCAGCAGTTGATTGGTTTGTGAGAAGTGGCGGCAACCGAAGAAGCCACGGTGAGCGGAGAGCGGCGACGGATGTGGCGCTTTCAGCACATGATGGCGTTTGCGGTCAATAAAGTTGCCTTTCTTCTGCGAATGCGATCCCCACAGCAGGAACACCACGCCACTACAGTTCTCGTTTAGCGCAGCGATCACTTTATCGGTGAAAGTTTCCCAGCCCAAATTGGCGTGCGAATGCGCTCGGCCACCTTCGACGGTCAGCACTGTGTTGAGCAATAACACGCCTTGTTCGGCCCAGCTCTGTAGGTAACCGTGGTTTGGGTGTTCAAGACCAGGAATATCGGTTGCCAGTTCCTTGTACATATTCATCAGTGAAGGCGGTGCAGGAACGCCGGGGCGCACGGAGAAAGACAAGCCGTGGGCTTGATTGGGGCCATGATAGGGATCCTGCCCGAGGATAACCACTTTGACGTCCGCCAGGTCGGTGAAACGGAAAGCGTTGAATACATCTCTCTGCGGTGGATAAATAGTTTTACCAGCCCGACGTTCAGCGGCAACAAAGGCGAGTGTTTCAACAAAATAGGGCTGCTCTTTTTCTTTGCCGATAACGTCATGCCAGGTGAGGGAGGTGGACATAAACGCTTTCCTTTGTTTTCGTTAGTAATTCATTGGCTATAGCTTACCCTGTCGTTTAACATGGCAAAACCCACTTTTTGTTTTCTTCTGGTCTACGTCATGCAATTATTTTTGATAATTTACAAAAAAATTGCTAAAGGCTGGTCAGGGAAATTGATATAAAACATAAACATGTTCCTATATCTACAGTATCTGACAAGAAGAAATTTATATTAATCAAAGAATTGATCTGGCCATGCCGTTATACAAGACGATAAGGCAACAATTGTCTTGCCACCTGGTTGAAACCAGAATTGGGTTTTCTCATGAAGTAAAATTTTCGACCTGGTATGGCAGCAACAAAATGATTACTGATATTCAAATTACCAAAGCCAAAGACCAGGCGCTGGTGAATTCTTTCTGGTTACTGAATAGTCAGCGAGCAAGTTTTGGTCCCTTTTTTATTGGCGGCAATCAGGGGATCGGGTCTGAAACATATTCTGCGCAAAGACAATCGCCCGAGTTACGAATCCTGCTGACAACTACAGTAGCCATTTAGCTGCTAAACGAAAGGGCTTACGCACCACGCATAGCCGTTAATACCATAAAGAAGCGCATAAAAATAGGACGATATATTTGATGACTAGCACGGCCTTGGTTCGGTAGTACACTGAACGCCAGGCTGGCGTTATTCCGCGTTTTTTTCACGTTTAGCCTTGGCTTGGCGGCGTTTGCCGATATTTTTGGTATCGCGATGTCGCACTTTCACCTTAGCTTTTTCTTTGTTTTTCGCTTTGTCTTGCATACGTTTGGCCAGCACTTTCTTTGAAGGTTTACCGTTGCTTTTCTCGTTTGGCACTTTGGTTTTTGGCCGCAGTTCGTCGATCACCCGTGGCTTCAATGGTTCATTTAGGTAACGACCCACTTTGCCCAATAGCAGGTGGTCGTGTGCCTCAACCAGTGAAATGGCGGTGCCTTTGCGCCCGGCACGGCCGGTGCGGCCAATGCGGTGCAGGTAGGTGTCGGCGGTGCGCGGCATGTCGAAATTAAATACGTGAGTAATGTCAATGATATCCAGACCACGTGCGGCGACATCGGTGGCGACCAGCACATCAATCCTGCCGTCCATCATGCGTTTTACCGCTTCGTTGCGCTTGGCTTGCACCATTTCGCCTTCGAGGTAGCAGGTATTGATGCCTGCTTCACGCAGCCAGATGGCCAGCTCATGCACTCGCTCGCGCTTGCGCACGAAGATCACTGATTTTTGCACGTCCGGCTGCTTCAGCAGGTGCACCAGCAGCGCTGTTTTGTGCTGCACGTCATCGGCGCGGTAGTACCATTGCAGGATTTTTTTGCGTTCGCGACGCGAAGGATCAGCTTCCACTTTCACCGGCTCTTTCAGAATGCGTTCAGCGAATTCATGGATCGCCTCGCCTTCCAGCGTGGCGGAGAACAGCAACGTCTGGTTGCGCCAGCGGGTTTCGGCAGAGATGATTTCGATGTCCTGTGCAAAGCCCATGTCGAGCATGCAGTCTGCTTCGTCGAGGATCAGGGTTTCCACCGCGCGGCAATCGAAGTTCTCTTCTTTGATATATTGCAGTAGACGGCCAGTAGTAGCGACCACCATATCTTGGTTTTCGCTGAACACTTCTGCGTGGTTCATATAGGCTACGCCGCCGGTGATGGTGGCGATATCCAACGAGGTATGTGCCGCCAATTCACGCGCTTGATCGGCCACTTGCATTGCTAACTCACGTGTCGGGGTAAGGATCAGAACGCGTGGTGGGCCAGACTTCTTACGCGGAAAATCCAGCAGATGCTGCAAAACGGGCAGCAAAAATGCGGCGGTTTTGCCGGTGCCGGTCGGAGCCGAGCCTAATACGTCGTGCCCGTTCATCGCGCGTGGGATCGCTTCAGTTTGGATAGCAGTGGGGCGATCGTAGCCTTTATCATGCAGTGCGAGGATCAGGCGTTCATCGAGTTCGAGTTCGGAAAAATGGGTTACTGTCATAGTCTACCTCTACTTGGGGTGCCAATTATAGACGGGTTGGCTGTGTTCTTCACCTATTAAGCGGAAAGCAACTCTTTTCCCATAAATCAGGTTGCCTTATGCTACGTCAGTTTTCTATCTAGGTGGTTATTATGAGCAATCAGTCGAAAGCAAATTTTACCCCGCGCTGTGGCGGTTTTACTTTTAAGCAATTCTTTGTTGCTAACGATCGCTAAGTGGGTACTGATGGCGTGTTGCTTGGTGCTTGGGCACCGCTGGCACAGGCGCAGCGGGTGCTGGACATCGGTAGCGGCAGCGGACTGATTGCGTTGATGCTGGCGCAGCGTTCAGCTGCTGAGGTGATGATCGATGCGGTGGAACTGGACGAAGTCGCTGCCGAGCAGGCGCGCGATGATAATGTGCAGAAATCCCCTTGGCCGCAGCGCATTAAGGTTTACGCGCAGGATATTTATTATTACGCCGAACATCACGCCGCGCAATATGATCTGACTCGTCAGCAATCCGCCTTATTTGGAACCGGCTGTAGGCCTGCCGTGATCAAGCGCGCCATAACGCGCGTTGCACAGAGACCTTGACTCACGCCACGCTGCTCAAGTGTGCCTAACAGTTGATTAATGCGCAGGGCATTTTCTGCGTGGTGTTGCCCTATAACATTGGCACAGCCTTTGAAAGTCAGGCGCATTAGCGTGGCTGGAATACCGCAAAAAAGCTGAACGTCAGTGATCGCGTCGATACGTCGCTACACAGGGTGCTGTTGGCGCTGACACGATGGCCAATGCTGCCTCAAGAGCAAGCGCTGGCCATGAAACTGACCGACGGCAGCTATATCGAGGACTTCCGTTGGCTGATTACCGAATTTTACCTATTTTATTGAGTTTAAAAAGAACACTGTTATGGTACTCCCTCGACATTCATTCAGGGATGCAGGACGGTTGGTAATGCCTCCGGTCGCCGCTCTGGGTAATCCAGCGTATAGTGCAGGCCCCGGCTCTCCTTGCGCGCCATAGCGCAGCGCACGATCAGTGCTGCTACCTGCACCAGGTTACGCAGTTCGAGCAAGTCGTTTGAGATACGGAAGTTGGCATAGTACTCGTCGATTTCTGGTTGCAGGGTATTGATGCGTCGCAGCGCGCGTTCCAGCCGTTTGGTGGTGCACCAGACACTCCAACAATTAGTTCGAAGCCATGCGGTTGGCTCCGTGCAGGCCGGTGTAGCTGACCTCACAGATAGCATACAACCCGTCTAGATCGGTGCGGCCATGTTAATCGACTATCACACCGCCACAGGTGTAGTGTGCAGCTGGCACGATCGGGATCGGCTGCTGCGTCAAATCGAATCCCAGCGCCAGCAACTTTTCATGGATCATCGGGAAATGCTAGATAATGAATTCCGCTGGCTTGTGGCTTATGTCGAGGCACATGCAATCTCGCCTAGTCGCTTTATTTCATGGTCGACAGCACGGGCTACGATGTCGCGCGGAGCGGATCGAAGTCTAGCATACAGTGGCTACAGTCTGGCCGCTTGAGGTAAGCGCCTTCACCGCGCAGCGCCTCAGTCAGTAAGAAGTTGCGCGCCTGCGGATAGAACAAGCAGGTCGGGTGGCATTGGTTAAATTCGAGGTTGGCGACTCGGCAACTGGCGCGCCAAGCCATGGCTATGCCATCGCCTGAGGAGATATCCGGGTTCGTGGTGTATTGATACACTTTGGCTGCGCCGCCAGTGGCCAGTACCACCGTTCTGGCACGGTAGGTTTCTACCTATTCCCGCTCGCGGTTCCAGACATAGGCACCGACTACCCTGCGGGTGCCTGGTAGGCCGATTTTGTTCGAGATGATCAGATCGACTGCATTGCGGCGCTCCATCACACAAATATTAGAATTGGTGCTTGCTTTCCCCACTAGTGTGGTCTCTGCTTCCTTACCAGTAGCATCGGCAGAATGCAGCGGTGGCTGTGCCCTCCCTCGCGCGTCAGATAATAATGTTCTTCACCTTTGGGATTGACCTCAGTATCGAACAACACGCCTTGATCGATCAGCCACTGCACGCAATGGCGCGCGTTGCCAGTGATAAACTCAACGGCTTCTTTGTCGCACAGGCCGGCTCCGGCAATCAAAGTGTCATTAATGTGTGAGGCAATGCTGTCCGTTTCATCATAAACTGCGGCGATCCCGCCTTGGGCATTAAATGTGGCCCCTTCGCTGAGTGGCCCCTTGCTGAGTAGGGTAACTTTGCAATACTGTGCTAAACGCAGGGCCAGTGACAGGCCCTCAGCGCTGCTACCAACAATCAGTACATCGCTGATATGTTAAGATGATGGTTGGTGCAGAAAAAGAGTGAAATTCATGTTAGCCTAATTGCCCGGGCAAAAGCCATGAATGGAACGACATTGATAGAAAGAACTATGGTGATATGGAATTCATGTTCTATATGACCTTCAACCGAATGCTTGCTCAGAAAAATAATGTATGGCTGGCAGTACAATTTCACGCAGGGAGATAAATTTTGGGAGAATTTACCTCGGATGAGCGAGCAGTTAACGGATCAAGTTCTGATAGAGCGGATCCAAAAGGGTGATCAGAAATCGTTTAACTTACTGGTAGTGCGTTACCAGCATAAGGTGGCGAGTATCGTTTCTCGCTATGTGCAGCAGGGCGACATACCTGATGTGGTGCAGGAATCCTTTATTAAGGCCTATCGTGCACTGGAGTCATTCCGGGGCGATAGCGCTTTTTATACTTGGTTGTATCGAATCGCTGTGAATACAGCAAAGAATTATCTGGTTGCGCAGAGACGTCGCCCGCCATCCAGTGATGTGGATGTCAATTATGCGGAAAATTACGAAAGCGCAGGGGCACTGAAAGAAATTTCGAACCCTGAGAATTTAATGTTGTCAGAAGAGCTAAGGCAGATAGTTTTCCGTACCATTGAGTCTCTCCCTGAGGAGCTTCGTATGGTGATTACTTTGCGGGAGTTTGATGGCCTAAGCTATGAAGAGATTGCTGCCATCATAGAATGCCCGATCGGAACCGTACGTTCGCGTATTTTCCGTGCACGCGAAGTTATCGATAATAAAATCCAACCGCAAACCCAGCGTTAGCAATGGCGGGCACAGGAATGGTATTTAGGCATGCAGAAAGAAAAGCTTTCCGCTTTGATCGATGGGGAGTTGTTCGATAGCGAACTGTTGAGTTCACTATTGCAAGATCGGGTGCTCCAACAAAGCTGGCAGAGCTATCACCTAATACGTTACACACTACGGGGGGATGTCGGACAAGCATTCATACATCTTGATATCGCCGATCGTGTTGCTGCTTCACTTGAGAAAGGACCCACAGTGGGTGTTTCTTCTCTAATCGTGGAATCTCAGCCGTAATCTCACATCTGGCAGAAAATACCATTCTGAAAAAAAGTGCGCCCCTGGGTGAGTCAGATTGCTCAGGCTGTTATGGCGGCCTGTGTTTCGCTGGCGGTGATTTTTGGCGTACAACATCACAACCAGTCGGACAATCAACTGGAGGTAGCCGAATCACCGGCGTTTAACACATTGCCGATCATTGGGCAGGCGTCACCGGTTAGCCTGGATGTGTCGGCTGACAGTTTTTCCATCGGCAGTCGCCAACAGCAGCAGGTGCAGGAACAGCGCAAACGTATTAACGCAATGTTGCAGGATTATGAGCTGCAACGCCGTTGCATTCAGAGCAGCAGTTTGAACAAGGCAACCATCAACAGGCCGCCGGAACTCATTTTTTAGGAATGCAGCAGCAGTAATGAAGCAAATTTGGGTCTTCGTTTGCCTATTGACGGGCAGCCTACTCCACTCAAATGTCGCCCCGGTGCAGAAAGCTGAATCTGGGGCAATGTTGCAACAGAGCTGCGCGTCGGTGATCTGCAACGCGCGATCGACTTATATACCAAGGTGCTTGGAATGCGTCTGCTGCTTACCAGTGAGAATCCAGAATATAAATACTCGCTTGCGTTTGTCGGGTACAGTGATGAAAGCGCAGGTACAGTAATTGAACTGACTTATAACTGGGACGTAGACAGTTACGAAATGGGTACTGCGTTCGGGCATCTGGGGCTGGGCGTCGACGATGTCGCGGCCACATGTGACCACTTGTGTAGCGTCGGCGGCAAGATAATCCGTGAAGTCGGCCCAGTCAAAGGTTGCACCACCGTCATCGCTTTTATCGAAGATCCAGATGGCTATAAAATCGAACTCATCGAGAATAAACATGCCAGTGACGGCCTTGGTAAATAACACTTATCCAGAGCGCAATGGCAGCTTTCATTTTTTTACCTAGGTGATAAGCGCCTGCAACCGGCGGAAAAATTTGCCATAATGCGTGCTGCATCCGATGAAGATAAGAAACTGATGGCCGAAAAAAGTGACCTTAACGCCCTTAGTGGCCGCTTTCGTGGATTTTATCCCGTAGTTATAGATGTAGAAACTGCCGGTTTTAATGCAAAAACCGATGCATTACTAGAGATTGCCGCCGTTACGTTGAAAATGGATGATGGGGGGTGGTTGCAGCAGGATGAAACCCTGCACTTTCATGTCGAGCCTTTTGAAGGGGCTAACCTGCAACCAGAGGCACTGGCATTCAATGGCATTGATCCGCACAACCCGCTGCGTGGCGCGGTCAGTGAATATGATGCGCTACACGCCATTTTTAAAACGGTTCGTGCTGGCATCAAGCGTCGCGGCTGCAACCGGGCAATCATTGTGGCGCACAACGCCAACTTTGATCACAGTTTCCTGATGGCTGCTGCAGAGCGCGCCAGCCTGAAGCGCAATCCGTTCCACCCCTTTGCCACATTCGATACTGCGGCGCTGAGCGGGCTGGTGCTAGGACAGACGGTGCTGGCGAAAGCCTGTACCGCTGCTGGTATGCCGTTTGACAGTAGCCAGGCGCATTCAGCATTGTACGACACTGAGCAGACCGCCTTACTGTTCTGCGAACTAGTTAACCGATGGAAACGTCTAAGTGGCTGGCCACTAACCCTCGGCGATCTTGGCAGCTAAGCAATAATCGGGAGTAATCGGGCGGCTCAGTCTGCATTGGCACCGCCCGACCTCATACATCGCTGTACAAAAACCTCGTGCCAATTAAAGCTGCGAGTATTGCTGCGCGCTGTATTTCTCTGCTGTTTCTTTGATAAGCTGTTGCAGTTCGCCACGCTGATACATTTCGATGATGATATCGCAACCACCAATTAATTCACCGTCTACCCACAGTTGTGGGAAAGTCGGCCAATTAGCGTACTTAGGCAGTTGCACACGAATGTCCGGGTTCTGCAAAATATCCATGTAAGCAAAGCGCTCGCCGCAGGCAGACAGCGCCTGAACAGCCTGCGCAGAGAAACCGCAGTTTGGCAATTTTGGTGAGCCTTTCATGTACAGCAAAATGTGGTTTTCAGCGATCTGGTGCTGAATTTTTTCAATCGTCGTCATTGTTGTCATTATTTGTTTCCTCAATCGACATCTCATGGCGACCACATGCATCATGTGGGCTGTTTTAACGGCTGTAGTAGTCATAAGAGATGCTTTCTTTTACAAGTGCATCACCCGCTACTGATCGCGTCTTACCAGCAAACACCATTCCGGGTTAAAATATGGATTCAGAATAACATTTTTAATCCGACCATTTAACCTATAATTTCCCCCTCAGTCGGTGTTTAATTAACCTAAAAAATTCTGTTCGTGTTTTTAAAAAAATAATTAATTGATTTTAAATAAAAAAATATGCCGTTAACTTTTTCTCAAAATATGGATCACTATTTATAATTTCTTCGCTATTTTATATGGAAAAATTCGGGAATACTGTCAGCCTTCAGTATCCGTTTAAAGTTAAAGTTGGTGATGTTGACATGCGCTTAATTCTTATACTTTTTTCCATGCTGCTACTTACACAACTCTTCTTCAATCTAGCGCATGCTGTACCGCAGGCGCGTACTGGCGTTGTTAAATAAATCGAACATTTGGCCGGCACGAGGATCAGATCACTCTCCTTCTGTCAACATAGCGACATTCCGTGGCCT includes:
- a CDS encoding Grx4 family monothiol glutaredoxin, whose protein sequence is MTTIEKIQHQIAENHILLYMKGSPKLPNCGFSAQAVQALSACGERFAYMDILQNPDIRVQLPKYANWPTFPQLWVDGELIGGCDIIIEMYQRGELQQLIKETAEKYSAQQYSQL
- the rnt gene encoding ribonuclease T, yielding MRAASDEDKKLMAEKSDLNALSGRFRGFYPVVIDVETAGFNAKTDALLEIAAVTLKMDDGGWLQQDETLHFHVEPFEGANLQPEALAFNGIDPHNPLRGAVSEYDALHAIFKTVRAGIKRRGCNRAIIVAHNANFDHSFLMAAAERASLKRNPFHPFATFDTAALSGLVLGQTVLAKACTAAGMPFDSSQAHSALYDTEQTALLFCELVNRWKRLSGWPLTLGDLGS
- the rpoE gene encoding RNA polymerase sigma factor RpoE, translated to MSEQLTDQVLIERIQKGDQKSFNLLVVRYQHKVASIVSRYVQQGDIPDVVQESFIKAYRALESFRGDSAFYTWLYRIAVNTAKNYLVAQRRRPPSSDVDVNYAENYESAGALKEISNPENLMLSEELRQIVFRTIESLPEELRMVITLREFDGLSYEEIAAIIECPIGTVRSRIFRAREVIDNKIQPQTQR
- the srmB gene encoding ATP-dependent RNA helicase SrmB, whose product is MTVTHFSELELDERLILALHDKGYDRPTAIQTEAIPRAMNGHDVLGSAPTGTGKTAAFLLPVLQHLLDFPRKKSGPPRVLILTPTRELAMQVADQARELAAHTSLDIATITGGVAYMNHAEVFSENQDMVVATTGRLLQYIKEENFDCRAVETLILDEADCMLDMGFAQDIEIISAETRWRNQTLLFSATLEGEAIHEFAERILKEPVKVEADPSRRERKKILQWYYRADDVQHKTALLVHLLKQPDVQKSVIFVRKRERVHELAIWLREAGINTCYLEGEMVQAKRNEAVKRMMDGRIDVLVATDVAARGLDIIDITHVFNFDMPRTADTYLHRIGRTGRAGRKGTAISLVEAHDHLLLGKVGRYLNEPLKPRVIDELRPKTKVPNEKSNGKPSKKVLAKRMQDKAKNKEKAKVKVRHRDTKNIGKRRQAKAKREKNAE
- a CDS encoding VOC family protein; amino-acid sequence: MRLLLTSENPEYKYSLAFVGYSDESAGTVIELTYNWDVDSYEMGTAFGHLGLGVDDVAATCDHLCSVGGKIIREVGPVKGCTTVIAFIEDPDGYKIELIENKHASDGLGK
- the grpE gene encoding nucleotide exchange factor GrpE, producing MSSREQKAPNKQVSEEMEQQARYEDVLPEAAEDVDLRDARITELEARLLEAQQNERDGRDSLLRAKAEMENVRRRTELDIEKAHKFALEKFSGDLLPVLDNLELALELADKNNPELTAMIEGIELTLKSLQDVVHKYGIEIVSDIDVPFNPDVHQAMSLTESADHQPNHVMMVMQKGYTLNGRLLRPAMVAVSKAKA
- the ung gene encoding uracil-DNA glycosylase; amino-acid sequence: MSTSLTWHDVIGKEKEQPYFVETLAFVAAERRAGKTIYPPQRDVFNAFRFTDLADVKVVILGQDPYHGPNQAHGLSFSVRPGVPAPPSLMNMYKELATDIPGLEHPNHGYLQSWAEQGVLLLNTVLTVEGGRAHSHANLGWETFTDKVIAALNENCSGVVFLLWGSHSQKKGNFIDRKRHHVLKAPHPSPLSAHRGFFGCRHFSQTNQLLKQQGLQPLDWLPRA
- the nadK gene encoding NAD(+) kinase, which encodes MNKKFTCIGIVSHPRHPSALATHEMLYHWLIARGYCVMIERQIAQDLRLKDAITGSLADIGQRADLAVVVGGDGNMLGAARVLAHHDIKVIGVNRGNLGFLTDLDPDNALQQLADVLEGEYIDEQRFLLETNVHKEQQQCRISTAINEVILHPGKVAYMIEFEVYIDDRFAFSQRSDGLIIATPTGSTAYSLSAGGPILTPSLEAIVLVPMFPHTLSARPLVINSDSTIRLKFSQMGNDLEISCDSQISLPIQEGEEVLIRRSNFHLNLIHPKDYSYFNTLSSKLGWSKKLF
- a CDS encoding methyltransferase; translation: MGTDGVLLGAWAPLAQAQRVLDIGSGSGLIALMLAQRSAAEVMIDAVELDEVAAEQARDDNVQKSPWPQRIKVYAQDIYYYAEHHAAQYDLTRQQSALFGTGCRPAVIKRAITRVAQRP